A single genomic interval of Streptomyces graminofaciens harbors:
- a CDS encoding DegV family protein, with the protein MSRHVAIVTDSTAYLPPPAMERHGIIAVPLTVVLGDQALEEGTEISARSLAQALQKRRSVTTSRPSPELFAQTYREVAESGATGIVSLHLSAEFSGTYDAAVLAAREAPVPVRVVDTGMVAMALGFCALAAAESAEAGGTVDEAVTAAEKRAAGTSAYFYVDTLDYLRRGGRIGAAQALFGSALAVKPLLQLDGGRIEMLEKVRTASKAIARLEEIVVERAGSAQVDIAVHHLAAPERASALADRLRARVAGLADLHVSEVGAVIGAHTGPGLLGAVVSPK; encoded by the coding sequence ATGTCCCGCCATGTCGCGATCGTCACCGATTCAACGGCCTACCTGCCGCCGCCGGCGATGGAGCGTCACGGCATCATCGCGGTGCCGTTGACCGTGGTCCTCGGCGACCAGGCGTTGGAGGAGGGCACCGAGATTTCGGCCCGCTCCCTGGCCCAGGCACTGCAGAAGAGACGGTCCGTCACCACCTCCCGCCCCAGCCCCGAGCTGTTCGCGCAGACCTACCGCGAGGTCGCCGAGTCCGGTGCCACGGGCATCGTCTCGCTCCATCTGTCCGCCGAGTTCTCGGGTACGTACGACGCGGCGGTGCTCGCGGCTCGTGAGGCCCCGGTGCCCGTGCGGGTGGTGGACACCGGGATGGTCGCGATGGCGCTCGGCTTCTGCGCGCTGGCCGCCGCCGAGTCCGCGGAGGCGGGCGGCACGGTCGACGAGGCCGTCACGGCGGCGGAGAAGCGGGCCGCCGGCACGTCCGCGTACTTCTACGTCGACACACTGGACTATCTGCGCCGGGGCGGACGGATCGGCGCGGCCCAGGCGCTGTTCGGCTCGGCGCTCGCGGTGAAGCCGCTGCTGCAACTCGACGGCGGGCGCATCGAGATGCTGGAGAAGGTGCGTACGGCGTCCAAGGCCATCGCCCGCCTTGAGGAGATCGTCGTCGAACGGGCAGGCAGCGCACAGGTGGACATCGCCGTGCATCACCTCGCCGCGCCGGAGCGGGCCTCGGCGCTCGCGGACCGGTTGCGGGCGCGGGTTGCGGGGCTGGCCGATCTGCATGTGAGCGAGGTCGGGGCGGTGATCGGGGCGCACACCGGGCCCGGGTTGCTCGGGGCGGTCGTCTCGCCCAAGTGA
- a CDS encoding NADH-quinone oxidoreductase subunit NuoF family protein, with protein sequence MNEALPDVPEVRVVGLPQLTSGFDLVERLDLPMHLKVHGPLEPMGGEQLAQLSERINLKGRGGAGFPFHKKLRSVAESAIKRGIRPVVVVNGSEDEPACRKDTVLINRAPHLILDGALLVAEALGARQLVIGVTRESTERSMEAALAERGLSNRRGAAIRASVQRNPVRMVTGAAGSLIRSIDGGPPIPPGRKTSASKSGVGGAPTLLSNAETFAQLAIGARIGSERYGNTGLYDEPGTVMLTVSGAVARPMVIEAPTGVPLRYILQLAGAPPVPQGVLTGGYHGKWIDAATVNEAVVSRNSLDAVGGALGAGAILPISQDTCPLGESLQVAKWLAEESAGQCGPCYLGLPAAARGMEDILNGGGPAALEALKQVAKNVKRRGACSHPDGSAMFLESTIKAFTDDLAAHVLGNGCGRPVEGVLPLFEGGRMPTGIPGGAGAEEENGASRQKIFVDWTLCRGHGLCADILPEVFQLGADGFPTVAQAKVPQYAEAKALRAVRRCPALALRIEEDTRGSAPSRNLPVLSQGRGRRALGSGR encoded by the coding sequence GTGAACGAGGCCCTTCCCGACGTCCCCGAGGTCCGAGTGGTGGGGCTCCCTCAGCTCACCTCGGGCTTCGATCTCGTCGAGAGACTCGATCTCCCCATGCACCTGAAGGTGCACGGTCCGCTCGAACCCATGGGCGGCGAGCAACTCGCCCAGCTGTCCGAGCGGATCAACCTCAAGGGCAGGGGGGGCGCGGGCTTCCCGTTCCACAAGAAGCTGCGCTCGGTCGCCGAGTCGGCGATCAAACGCGGCATCCGTCCCGTCGTCGTCGTCAACGGCAGCGAGGACGAGCCGGCCTGCCGCAAGGACACGGTGCTCATCAACCGTGCCCCGCATCTCATCCTGGACGGCGCCCTGCTGGTCGCGGAGGCCCTGGGCGCCCGCCAGCTGGTCATCGGGGTGACACGTGAATCCACCGAACGGTCGATGGAGGCCGCCCTCGCCGAGCGCGGCCTGAGCAACCGGCGCGGCGCGGCCATCCGCGCGAGCGTGCAGCGCAACCCGGTCCGCATGGTCACCGGCGCGGCCGGGTCGCTGATCCGTTCGATCGACGGCGGCCCGCCCATCCCGCCGGGCCGCAAGACCAGCGCGTCCAAGAGCGGTGTCGGCGGCGCGCCGACCCTGCTCTCGAACGCCGAGACCTTCGCCCAGCTCGCCATCGGCGCCCGCATCGGCTCCGAGCGCTACGGCAACACCGGTCTGTACGACGAGCCGGGCACCGTCATGCTGACGGTCTCCGGCGCGGTCGCCCGCCCCATGGTCATCGAGGCCCCCACCGGCGTGCCGCTGCGCTACATCCTGCAGCTCGCCGGCGCGCCGCCGGTCCCGCAGGGCGTGCTGACCGGCGGCTACCACGGCAAGTGGATCGACGCGGCGACGGTCAACGAGGCGGTCGTCTCGCGCAACTCGCTGGACGCGGTGGGCGGTGCGCTCGGCGCGGGAGCGATCCTGCCGATCAGCCAGGACACCTGCCCGCTCGGCGAGTCGCTCCAGGTCGCCAAGTGGCTCGCCGAGGAGAGCGCGGGACAGTGCGGTCCCTGCTACCTCGGTCTGCCGGCCGCCGCGCGCGGCATGGAGGACATCCTCAACGGCGGTGGCCCGGCCGCCCTGGAGGCCCTCAAGCAGGTCGCGAAGAACGTGAAGCGGCGCGGCGCGTGCTCACACCCCGACGGCTCCGCGATGTTCCTCGAGTCGACCATCAAGGCGTTCACCGACGACCTCGCGGCACACGTCCTCGGCAACGGCTGCGGACGCCCCGTGGAGGGCGTGCTGCCCCTCTTCGAGGGCGGCAGGATGCCGACGGGCATCCCGGGTGGCGCGGGCGCCGAGGAGGAGAACGGGGCCAGCCGCCAGAAGATCTTCGTCGACTGGACGCTCTGCCGGGGTCACGGCCTGTGCGCCGACATCCTCCCCGAGGTCTTCCAGCTCGGCGCCGACGGCTTCCCCACCGTCGCCCAGGCGAAGGTCCCCCAGTACGCCGAGGCCAAGGCCCTGCGCGCGGTCCGCCGCTGCCCGGCCCTCGCCCTGCGCATCGAGGAGGACACCCGGGGCTCCGCCCCGTCCCGCAACCTCCCGGTCCTCTCCCAGGGCCGCGGCCGCCGGGCACTGGGCAGCGGTCGCTGA
- the leuS gene encoding leucine--tRNA ligase gives MSETNPAAAVEVAAPHRYTAAVAAEIEARWQDFWDAEGTYAAPNPTGDLADDPELAAKPKKFIMDMFPYPSGAGLHVGHPLGYIATDVFARYQRMTGHNVLHTLGFDAFGLPAEQHAVQTGEHPRVTTEAAINNMKSQLRRLGLGHDKRRSFATIDPDYYKWTQWIFLRIFNSWYDDEAKKARPIAELIAQFESGERALPGGHSWSELSAAERADVLGEYRLAYASDSPVNWCPGLGTVLANEEVTADGRSERGNFPVFKAKLRQWNMRITAYADRLLDDLNELDWPEAIKLQQRNWIGRSEGARVDFPIDGEKITVFTTRPDTLFGASYMVLAPEHPLVEKFTPDTWPEGTHDVWTGGHATPAEAVAAYRAQAASKSDVERQAEAKDKTGVFIGSYATNPVNGERIPVFIADYVLMGYGTGAIMAVPCGDQRDFEFARAFELPIHCIVEPTDGRGTDTSTWEDAFGAYDAKIINSTGDGVSLDGLGVAEAKARITEWLERSGIGQGTVNFRLRDWLFSRQRYWGEPFPIVYDEDGVAHSLPESMLPLELPEVEDYSPRTFEPDDADTSPETPLSRNADWVNVTLDLGDGPKRYTRETNTMPNWAGSCWYELRYLDPHNSEKLVDPEIERYWMGPREGQPHGGVDLYVGGAEHAVLHLLYARFWSKVLFDLGHVSSAEPFHKLFNQGMIQAFVYRDSRGFPVPAAEVEERDGAFYYQGEKVSKLLGKMGKSLKNAVTPESICAEYGADTLRLYEMAMGPLDVSRPWDTRAVVGQFRLLQRLWRNVVDETTGSLAVADSEPDENTLRALHKAIDGVRQDLAGLRFNTAIAKVTELNNHLTKVGGPVSRSVAEALVLLVAPLAPHIAEELWRKLGHTDSVVHQDFPVADPAYVVDEAVTCVVQIKGKVKARLEVSPAISEEELEKVALGDDRVVAALGGAPIRKVIVRAPKLVNIVT, from the coding sequence ATGAGCGAGACGAACCCCGCTGCCGCCGTTGAGGTGGCCGCGCCGCACCGCTACACGGCAGCCGTGGCCGCCGAGATCGAGGCACGCTGGCAGGACTTCTGGGACGCCGAGGGCACCTACGCGGCGCCGAACCCGACCGGTGACCTGGCGGACGACCCCGAGCTGGCCGCCAAGCCCAAGAAGTTCATCATGGACATGTTCCCGTACCCCTCCGGTGCGGGCCTGCACGTCGGCCACCCGCTGGGCTACATCGCCACCGACGTCTTCGCCCGCTACCAGCGCATGACCGGCCACAATGTCCTGCACACCCTGGGCTTCGACGCCTTCGGCCTGCCCGCCGAGCAGCACGCCGTACAGACCGGCGAGCACCCCCGGGTCACCACCGAAGCCGCCATCAACAACATGAAGTCCCAGCTGCGCCGGCTGGGCCTGGGCCACGACAAGCGCCGGTCGTTCGCCACGATCGACCCGGACTACTACAAGTGGACCCAGTGGATCTTCCTGCGGATCTTCAACTCCTGGTACGACGACGAGGCGAAGAAGGCCCGCCCGATCGCCGAGCTGATCGCCCAGTTCGAGTCCGGTGAGCGCGCGCTGCCCGGCGGGCACTCCTGGAGCGAGCTGAGCGCCGCCGAGCGTGCCGACGTCCTGGGCGAGTACCGCCTGGCGTACGCCTCCGACTCGCCGGTCAACTGGTGTCCCGGCCTGGGCACCGTGCTGGCCAACGAGGAGGTCACCGCCGACGGCCGCTCCGAGCGCGGCAACTTCCCCGTCTTCAAGGCCAAGCTGCGCCAGTGGAACATGCGCATCACCGCGTACGCCGACCGGCTGCTGGACGACCTGAACGAGCTGGACTGGCCCGAGGCCATCAAGCTGCAGCAGCGCAACTGGATCGGCCGCTCCGAGGGCGCCCGCGTCGACTTCCCGATCGACGGCGAGAAGATCACCGTCTTCACCACCCGCCCCGACACCCTGTTCGGCGCGTCCTACATGGTCCTGGCGCCCGAGCACCCCCTGGTCGAGAAGTTCACCCCGGACACCTGGCCCGAGGGCACCCACGACGTGTGGACCGGCGGGCACGCGACCCCGGCCGAGGCCGTCGCCGCCTACCGCGCGCAGGCCGCCTCCAAGTCGGACGTCGAGCGGCAGGCCGAGGCCAAGGACAAGACCGGTGTCTTCATCGGCTCGTACGCGACCAACCCGGTCAACGGCGAGCGGATCCCGGTCTTCATCGCCGACTACGTCCTGATGGGCTACGGCACCGGCGCGATCATGGCCGTACCCTGCGGCGACCAGCGCGACTTCGAGTTCGCGCGCGCCTTCGAGCTGCCGATCCACTGCATCGTCGAGCCGACGGACGGCCGCGGCACGGACACCTCCACCTGGGAGGACGCCTTCGGCGCGTACGACGCGAAGATCATCAACTCCACCGGTGACGGCGTCTCCCTGGACGGTCTGGGTGTCGCCGAGGCCAAGGCGCGCATCACCGAGTGGCTGGAGCGGTCCGGCATCGGCCAGGGAACCGTCAACTTCCGGCTGCGCGACTGGCTGTTCAGCCGCCAGCGCTACTGGGGCGAGCCCTTCCCGATCGTCTACGACGAGGACGGCGTCGCCCACTCGCTGCCCGAGTCGATGCTGCCGCTGGAACTGCCCGAGGTCGAGGACTACTCGCCGCGCACGTTCGAACCGGACGACGCGGACACGTCTCCGGAGACGCCGCTGTCGCGCAACGCGGACTGGGTGAACGTCACCCTGGACCTGGGTGACGGTCCCAAGAGGTACACACGCGAGACCAACACCATGCCCAACTGGGCCGGTTCCTGCTGGTACGAGCTGCGCTATCTGGACCCGCACAACTCCGAGAAGCTGGTCGACCCGGAGATCGAGCGCTACTGGATGGGCCCGCGCGAGGGGCAGCCGCACGGCGGAGTCGACCTGTACGTCGGCGGCGCCGAGCACGCCGTGCTGCACCTGCTGTACGCGCGCTTCTGGTCCAAGGTCCTGTTCGACCTGGGGCATGTCTCGTCCGCCGAGCCGTTCCACAAGCTGTTCAACCAGGGCATGATCCAGGCCTTCGTCTACCGCGACAGCCGTGGCTTCCCGGTGCCGGCCGCCGAGGTGGAGGAGCGCGACGGCGCGTTCTACTACCAGGGCGAGAAGGTCTCCAAGCTGCTGGGCAAGATGGGCAAGTCCCTGAAGAACGCGGTCACTCCGGAGTCGATCTGCGCGGAGTACGGCGCCGACACCCTGCGCCTGTACGAGATGGCCATGGGCCCGCTGGACGTCTCCCGGCCGTGGGACACGCGCGCGGTGGTGGGCCAGTTCCGGCTGCTGCAGCGGCTGTGGCGCAACGTCGTCGACGAGACGACCGGCTCACTGGCGGTGGCCGACTCCGAGCCCGACGAAAACACCCTGCGCGCCCTGCACAAGGCGATCGACGGGGTGCGCCAGGACCTGGCGGGCCTGCGCTTCAACACCGCGATCGCCAAGGTCACCGAGCTGAACAACCACCTGACCAAGGTCGGCGGGCCGGTGTCGCGTTCCGTCGCCGAGGCCCTGGTCCTGCTGGTCGCGCCGCTGGCCCCGCACATCGCCGAGGAGCTGTGGCGCAAGCTGGGCCACACCGACTCCGTCGTCCACCAGGACTTCCCGGTCGCCGACCCCGCGTACGTCGTCGACGAGGCCGTCACCTGCGTCGTCCAGATCAAGGGCAAGGTCAAGGCCCGCCTGGAGGTGTCGCCGGCCATCTCCGAGGAGGAGCTGGAGAAGGTGGCCCTGGGCGACGACCGGGTGGTGGCCGCGCTGGGTGGGGCGCCCATCCGGAAGGTGATCGTGCGGGCACCGAAGCTGGTGAACATCGTCACGTAG
- a CDS encoding cytochrome b/b6 domain-containing protein — protein sequence MNPRRSNSSLPPAGRSAYGVATAAALLLIPVSVLVGGDAYREFINFGAGVLSLVSLTCSVLWGLVAQDRSLLNTRQRIVGQAIHRTTAIASVAFLVLHVTVKLALSHVSAIALFPFALGVTGAGALIGFGALAGSLMIFVAITGALRSNFASPAPVAARWRAMHMMAYPAWCFALVHGLYAGREAKPVFTILYSLGLAAVAGALLLRAAPRPVKRQVVDSITAILGTGGQRPPEVEELVKSRSSLQSGGEPGERRESGRRDGGERDSGRGGERDSGRRDTGQFPLPGFGGQTPSPALGDSLVPPPRTAAADSGPGFAAAYRAVSMTPRAPEPMAPYLTQSQPPLDLGMQPTQAMPRMDDGSTTGNTRWPSPSPPPVGEAPPSAYDPMQDTFAGQAFTGGGQTYPGQAYAAGPEVSYGTAETNAPYGTYNPNDTYNSGPATETLPGYDEYNQPGSGEPWNAPSGGFK from the coding sequence ATGAACCCTCGTCGCAGTAACAGCTCGCTCCCCCCGGCAGGCCGCTCGGCCTACGGGGTGGCGACCGCTGCCGCTCTGCTGCTGATACCCGTAAGTGTGCTGGTCGGAGGTGATGCCTACCGGGAATTCATCAACTTCGGCGCGGGCGTTCTGTCGCTCGTCTCGCTGACATGCTCGGTGCTCTGGGGACTCGTCGCCCAGGACCGGTCCCTCCTCAACACGCGCCAGCGGATCGTCGGTCAGGCCATCCACCGGACGACCGCGATCGCCTCGGTCGCGTTCCTCGTGCTGCATGTGACCGTCAAGCTGGCGCTGTCCCACGTGTCCGCGATCGCCCTGTTCCCCTTCGCGCTCGGCGTCACGGGCGCGGGCGCGCTCATCGGCTTCGGCGCCCTCGCCGGATCCCTCATGATCTTCGTCGCCATCACCGGCGCGCTGCGCAGCAATTTCGCGTCCCCCGCGCCGGTCGCCGCGCGCTGGCGGGCGATGCACATGATGGCCTACCCGGCCTGGTGTTTCGCGCTGGTCCACGGACTCTACGCGGGTCGAGAGGCCAAGCCGGTCTTCACGATCCTCTACAGCCTGGGCCTCGCCGCCGTCGCCGGCGCCCTGCTGCTGCGCGCGGCCCCACGCCCGGTCAAGCGCCAGGTGGTCGACTCGATCACCGCGATCCTGGGCACGGGCGGCCAGCGGCCGCCCGAGGTCGAGGAGCTCGTGAAGTCCCGTTCGTCGCTGCAGTCCGGCGGAGAGCCGGGCGAGCGGCGCGAGTCCGGACGGCGTGACGGCGGCGAGCGCGACTCGGGCCGGGGCGGCGAGCGCGACTCGGGCCGGCGCGACACCGGCCAGTTCCCGCTGCCCGGCTTCGGCGGCCAGACCCCGTCCCCCGCGCTGGGCGACTCGCTGGTGCCCCCGCCGCGCACGGCCGCCGCCGACTCCGGACCCGGCTTCGCGGCCGCCTACCGCGCGGTGTCGATGACGCCCCGCGCGCCGGAGCCGATGGCGCCCTACCTGACCCAGTCGCAGCCGCCGCTGGACCTCGGCATGCAGCCCACGCAGGCGATGCCCCGCATGGACGACGGCTCGACCACGGGCAACACCCGCTGGCCGTCGCCGTCCCCGCCACCGGTCGGCGAGGCGCCCCCGTCGGCGTACGACCCGATGCAGGACACCTTCGCCGGGCAGGCGTTCACAGGTGGCGGCCAGACCTACCCGGGCCAGGCGTACGCGGCGGGTCCGGAAGTTTCTTACGGAACGGCTGAGACGAACGCCCCCTACGGCACGTACAACCCGAACGACACGTACAACAGCGGTCCCGCCACTGAAACGCTGCCCGGTTACGACGAGTACAACCAACCGGGCTCAGGCGAACCCTGGAACGCGCCTTCCGGAGGCTTTAAGTGA
- a CDS encoding ComEA family DNA-binding protein, translated as MGRTRLGQPVGATGLGVGVARSFGRDQAWADEGRGVEATGRVGRGERAGRRELAERVGRLSGAFGEVGERDLPRESTALVGGGDEATGGGEAVVGGGDGAVGRSPGGAWRERVGPAVRERLPLWLQARCGLERKSVIALSVVLVVAALFAAQHFWAGRVQSVSAPEVVRSVVSHGASGGEREAVPGGTAGGATAVPAAPPIVVDVSGKVRNPGIQRLPAGSRVADALRAAGGVRPGTNTEGLNRARLLVDGEQVVVGGAVPVTGAGPGPGGGSGASAGGTSGAAGAAPAAPVSLNTATTDQLDTLPGVGPVLAQHIIDYRTQHGGFRSVDELREVNGIGDRRFADLRNLVRP; from the coding sequence ATGGGGAGGACGAGGCTCGGGCAGCCGGTCGGTGCGACGGGGCTGGGGGTCGGTGTGGCTCGGAGCTTCGGTCGTGATCAGGCGTGGGCCGACGAGGGTCGGGGCGTTGAGGCCACGGGGCGCGTGGGCCGGGGCGAGCGCGCGGGGCGCAGGGAGCTCGCGGAGCGCGTAGGCCGGCTGAGTGGCGCCTTCGGGGAGGTGGGGGAGCGGGACCTTCCGCGTGAGAGCACGGCATTGGTCGGAGGTGGAGACGAAGCGACCGGTGGCGGCGAGGCTGTGGTCGGCGGCGGGGACGGTGCTGTGGGCCGCAGCCCCGGAGGGGCCTGGCGGGAGCGGGTCGGGCCGGCTGTGCGGGAGCGGCTGCCGTTGTGGTTGCAGGCGCGGTGCGGTCTCGAACGCAAGAGCGTGATCGCGCTGAGCGTGGTGTTGGTCGTCGCAGCGTTGTTCGCCGCGCAGCACTTCTGGGCGGGCCGGGTGCAATCGGTGAGCGCGCCCGAGGTGGTGCGGTCGGTGGTGTCCCACGGCGCGTCGGGCGGCGAGCGGGAGGCCGTACCGGGTGGCACGGCGGGCGGAGCCACGGCTGTTCCCGCGGCACCGCCGATCGTGGTGGACGTCAGTGGAAAAGTGCGGAACCCCGGGATCCAACGGCTCCCGGCGGGTTCGCGAGTCGCCGACGCGCTGCGGGCAGCGGGTGGCGTGCGACCGGGCACGAACACCGAGGGACTCAACCGGGCCAGGCTCCTGGTCGACGGCGAACAGGTCGTGGTGGGCGGTGCGGTGCCGGTGACCGGGGCGGGTCCGGGGCCCGGCGGAGGGAGCGGGGCCAGCGCGGGCGGGACGAGTGGCGCCGCCGGAGCGGCCCCCGCCGCGCCCGTCTCCCTCAACACGGCCACCACGGACCAACTTGACACTCTGCCCGGCGTCGGCCCCGTACTGGCCCAGCACATCATCGACTACCGCACCCAGCACGGCGGCTTCCGCTCGGTCGACGAACTCCGCGAGGTCAACGGCATCGGAGACCGCCGCTTCGCCGATCTGCGAAACCTTGTCCGGCCATGA
- a CDS encoding LytR C-terminal domain-containing protein, producing the protein MNNGYDAGYGGGDQYELVGYDEFGQPVYRQVPTQQVPQQAYDPYGQGYAGYGGYDQYAGQQQAAPSYDTGQQAPAPQYDPYDPYGTATQQTSTAYDPYGQATATGHQPQARVTEQTAYVPQQGGPVEPTAARPAEESEPRAGDTAPEREYRTEQFAFVEEPDGDSEDVIDWLNFTENRTERREEAKRRAKSRLVALVVAFALVVVGGVGYLWYAGMLPGSSSDGKSGTTTSAAAQKRDVVVVHLHDTKNGGTSTALLVDNTTTEQGATVLLPNSLALTAEDGTTTTLAKSVEDDGSSGTRDELDTVLGTDIEGTWRLDTPYLNNLVELVGNIDIDTDTDVPDPGAKKKTEAPLVHEGKGQTLSGKMAVAYATYRASGESQNAQLKRFGQVMRGVLRKLSSDSEAATVTVQSLAQILDPSLSDKDLGAFLAGLAERAKGGDYKTELLPAQQDGTLSAEDSDSVVKDLLGGTAKSPDAGSAVRVGIRNATGDKDATEEARVVLLNGGYTFLDAGTVDAARATSQVTYSDAARKQDAVEVAKTLGLPAGAVKKGETTSNADVSVVLGQDYETTDTTGSTG; encoded by the coding sequence ACGGATACGACGCTGGATACGGGGGCGGCGACCAGTACGAACTCGTGGGTTACGACGAGTTCGGGCAGCCTGTGTACCGGCAGGTGCCCACCCAACAGGTGCCTCAGCAGGCGTACGACCCCTACGGCCAGGGGTACGCCGGCTACGGCGGCTATGACCAGTACGCCGGTCAGCAGCAGGCCGCGCCGTCCTATGACACGGGCCAGCAGGCCCCCGCACCCCAGTACGACCCCTACGACCCGTACGGGACGGCCACGCAGCAGACCTCCACGGCGTACGACCCCTACGGGCAGGCCACCGCCACCGGCCACCAGCCCCAGGCACGGGTCACGGAACAGACGGCGTACGTCCCCCAGCAGGGGGGACCCGTGGAGCCGACCGCCGCGAGGCCGGCCGAGGAGAGCGAGCCCCGGGCCGGTGACACCGCCCCGGAACGGGAGTACCGCACCGAGCAGTTCGCCTTCGTCGAGGAGCCCGACGGCGACTCCGAGGACGTCATCGACTGGCTGAACTTCACGGAGAACCGCACCGAGCGGCGCGAGGAGGCCAAGCGCCGGGCCAAGAGCCGTCTCGTCGCCCTCGTCGTGGCCTTCGCGCTGGTCGTGGTCGGCGGTGTCGGCTACCTCTGGTACGCGGGCATGCTGCCCGGCTCGTCCTCGGACGGGAAGTCCGGCACGACGACCTCGGCCGCGGCCCAGAAGCGTGATGTGGTCGTCGTCCACCTGCACGACACCAAGAACGGCGGCACCTCCACGGCGCTGCTCGTCGACAACACCACCACCGAGCAGGGCGCCACCGTCCTGCTGCCCAACTCCCTCGCCCTGACCGCCGAGGACGGCACCACGACCACCCTCGCCAAGTCCGTCGAGGACGACGGCTCCTCCGGCACCCGTGACGAACTCGACACCGTGCTCGGCACGGACATCGAGGGCACCTGGCGCCTCGACACCCCGTACCTGAACAACCTCGTCGAGCTGGTCGGCAACATCGACATCGACACCGACACGGACGTGCCCGACCCCGGGGCCAAGAAGAAGACCGAGGCCCCGCTGGTCCACGAGGGCAAGGGCCAGACCCTCAGCGGCAAGATGGCCGTCGCCTACGCCACCTACCGGGCCTCCGGCGAGTCGCAGAACGCACAGCTGAAGCGGTTCGGGCAGGTCATGCGGGGCGTGCTGCGCAAGCTGTCCTCCGACTCGGAGGCCGCCACGGTCACCGTGCAGTCGCTGGCCCAGATCCTCGACCCCTCGCTCAGCGACAAGGACCTCGGCGCCTTCCTCGCGGGGCTCGCCGAGCGCGCCAAGGGCGGCGACTACAAGACGGAGCTGCTCCCGGCCCAGCAGGACGGCACCCTCAGCGCCGAGGACTCCGACAGCGTGGTCAAGGACCTGCTCGGCGGCACCGCGAAGAGCCCCGACGCGGGCAGCGCCGTCCGGGTCGGCATCAGGAACGCCACCGGCGACAAGGACGCCACCGAAGAGGCCCGCGTGGTCCTGCTGAACGGCGGCTACACCTTCCTCGACGCCGGAACGGTCGACGCAGCCCGGGCGACCTCCCAGGTCACCTACTCCGACGCGGCCCGCAAGCAGGACGCCGTCGAGGTCGCCAAGACGCTCGGCCTGCCGGCCGGCGCCGTCAAGAAGGGCGAGACCACGTCCAACGCGGACGTCTCGGTCGTACTGGGCCAGGACTACGAGACGACCGACACGACGGGCTCCACGGGCTGA
- a CDS encoding histidine phosphatase family protein has translation MTAAEAPAGVDSADRKGRGRRLILWRHGQTSWNVERRFQGSTDVPLTETGVGQARRAARLLASLGPDAILASDLGRAAATAAELAVLTGLEITHDEGLRETYAGVWQGLTHDEIIERHGEEYAAWKRGEPVRRGGGELETEVADRAAPVVLRHADKLPENGTLVVVSHGGTIRTTIGRLLGLEPHHWESLGGLSNCCWSVLGEGARGWRLLEHNAGTLPEPVLGDDD, from the coding sequence TTGACCGCCGCCGAGGCCCCCGCGGGCGTCGACTCGGCCGACCGGAAGGGCCGTGGCCGCCGCCTCATTCTCTGGCGCCACGGCCAGACCTCGTGGAACGTGGAGCGCCGCTTCCAGGGCAGCACGGACGTCCCGCTGACCGAGACCGGCGTCGGCCAGGCCCGCCGCGCCGCCCGGCTGCTGGCCTCCCTAGGGCCCGACGCGATCCTCGCCTCCGACCTCGGCCGCGCCGCCGCCACGGCCGCCGAGCTGGCCGTGCTCACGGGCCTGGAGATCACGCACGACGAGGGCCTGCGCGAGACCTACGCGGGCGTCTGGCAGGGCCTCACGCACGACGAGATCATCGAGCGCCACGGCGAGGAGTACGCGGCGTGGAAGCGCGGCGAGCCGGTTCGCCGCGGCGGCGGTGAGCTGGAGACCGAGGTCGCCGACCGGGCCGCCCCGGTGGTGCTCCGGCACGCCGACAAGCTGCCCGAGAACGGCACCCTCGTGGTCGTCAGCCACGGCGGCACCATCCGCACCACCATCGGGCGACTTCTGGGCCTCGAACCCCACCACTGGGAGAGCCTCGGCGGCCTCTCCAACTGCTGCTGGTCCGTCCTCGGCGAGGGCGCCCGCGGCTGGCGCCTGCTCGAGCACAATGCCGGCACCCTGCCGGAACCGGTGCTCGGCGACGACGACTGA
- the rsfS gene encoding ribosome silencing factor, with protein sequence MTATDRSLELLATAAQAAADKLAHDIIAYDVSDVLSITDAFLLASAPNDRQVKSIVDEIEERLNKELDAKPVRREGDRDARWILLDYVDIVVHVQHSEERVFYALERLWKDCPELELPADAKATRGKAEEHAKLRAAEEAAELGGELR encoded by the coding sequence GTGACCGCCACCGACCGCTCCCTCGAGCTCCTCGCCACCGCCGCACAGGCGGCCGCCGACAAGCTCGCGCACGACATCATCGCGTACGACGTCAGCGATGTGCTCTCCATCACGGACGCCTTCCTGCTGGCCTCCGCACCCAACGACCGCCAGGTCAAGTCGATCGTCGACGAGATCGAGGAGCGGCTGAACAAGGAGCTCGACGCCAAGCCCGTCCGCCGCGAGGGCGACCGCGACGCCCGCTGGATCCTGCTCGACTACGTCGACATCGTCGTCCACGTCCAGCACAGCGAGGAGCGTGTCTTCTACGCCCTGGAGCGGCTTTGGAAGGACTGCCCCGAGCTGGAGCTGCCCGCCGACGCCAAGGCGACCCGCGGCAAGGCCGAGGAGCACGCCAAGCTGCGGGCCGCCGAGGAGGCGGCCGAGCTGGGCGGGGAGCTGCGTTGA